The following are from one region of the Pocillopora verrucosa isolate sample1 chromosome 3, ASM3666991v2, whole genome shotgun sequence genome:
- the LOC131772072 gene encoding guanylate-binding protein 6, producing the protein MSEQCAVPLCLPNNCKWDAQTGEYSKSTGPRESLCVIEAAIERLKSIKGPVCVVSIAGPCRKGKSYILSKSFDQGEVFPLGHFLDPETMGIWMWIVPDKFKDSNGKEFTVVLLDSEGIDAVSSDGSDDHCIFTLTILLASVLIYNSAGVPTRTDLDGLDFIVKLSQRIQLRSSAQTSDPVGGESLQADASQFHKTFPFFVWLLRDVVLSLPKDCHSIKDYFLTRVFLSDPTSKGDQSNQVAESILNFFPGFDAFKLPPPSSDPEVVLNLNRDEVQQDVNKSFVQGVQEFKALLRSKLSPKRSFNDGEYVTGEALAALVNIYVSALNTPGTVPSVQSAWETFVHTKCTEAKHAALKVYESVMTSELDGLLPCNSDNIRQVQERAIGESMRIFQEETVGVSASSSEKYFDELMESMNEALKRWQDENNRQTKEQCHKLLRALKEKHLDPILRELSGKDGASVSFAQIIGGYSAIEQGFKRDAKGAKDICAQVFYEFHPEMQAEMEKHMAYLQQLKDFDESLAFERQEKARQEQERQRIEEENARLEEERRAKEKEMEILKAKQEEDRKRLEEQFKADMEAQREQMHNMMTANMEELRKDREAIVQQNQTFKESMEQMRQSMEKRNDQIVELQKQIVALANRPPPPPQKRGICVIS; encoded by the exons ATGTCTGAACAATGTGCAGTTCCCCTTTGTCTTCCGAACAACTGCAAATGGGACGCACAGACAGGGGAGTACAGCAAGAGCACTGGCCCCAGAGAAAGCCTTTGTGTTATTGAAGCAGCCATAGAGAGGCTCAAGAGCATCAAAG GTCCAGTATGCGTGGTTTCCATCGCTGGTCCTTGTCGCAAAGGAAAATCGTACATCTTGAGTAAATCATTCGATCAGGGAGAAGTGTTTCCTCTTGGACATTTTCTGGATCCGGAAACCATGGGAATCTGGATGTGGATTGTTCCAGATAAGTTTAAG gACTCCAATGGAAAGGAATTCACAGTGGTTTTGCTTGACTCTGAAGGCATAGACGCCGTGTCAAGTGATGGATCGGACGATCACTGTATTTTTACACTGACCATTCTTCTGGCTTCGGTACTGATTTACAACTCTGCTGGTGTACCGACCAGAACTGATCTTGACGGACTAGA CTTCATCGTGAAACTTTCTCAGCGAATTCAGCTTCGTTCGTCAGCACAAACGAGTGATCCAGTTGGTGGAGAAAGTTTGCAAGCTGATGCAAGTCAATTTCATAAAACATTTCCCTTCTTCGTCTGGCTGCTAAGAGATGTTGTGCTGTCTCTTCCAAAGGACTGTCACAGCATCAAGGATTACTTCCTGACAAGG GTTTTCTTGTCCGATCCAACTTCAAAAGGCGACCAATCAAATCAAGTGGCAGAGAGTATCTTGAACTTCTTCCCTGGGTTTGACGCTTTCAAGCTTCCTCCGCCTTCATCAGACCCGGAAGTGGTGTTGAACCTTAACAGAGACGAGGTGCAGCAAGACGTGAACAAGTCATTTGTCCAAGGAGTTCAGGAGTTCAAGGCACTGCTTAGGTCTAAGCTATCACCTAAGCGCAGTTTTAACGATGGAGAATACGTAACTGGTGAAG CTCTGGCAGCTCTCGTTAATATTTACGTTTCTGCCTTGAACACTCCTGGCACAGTACCCAGTGTGCAGAGTGCGTGGGAGACCTTTGTGCACACTAAGTGCACTGAGGCGAAACATGCCGCCTTAAAGGTGTATGAAAGTGTAATGACGTCAGAGCTGGATGGTTTACTGCCTTGTAACAGCGATAACATTCGTCAGGTTCAGGAAAGAGCTATTGGAGAGAGCATGAGGATTTTTCAGGAAGAAACTGTTGGAGTTTCCGCCTCGAGTAGCGAGAAGTATTTTGATGAGCTCATG GAGAGTATGAACGAGGCGTTGAAACGATGGCAGGATGAGAACAATCGACAAACGAAAGAACAATGCCATAAATTGCTGAGGgccttgaaagaaaaacacttgGACCCCATTCTGAGGGAGCTAAGCGGCAAGGATGGAGCATCAGTGAGCTTTGCTCAGATCATTGGTGGCTACTCAGCAATTGAACAGGGATTTAAACGTGACGCAAAGGGAGCCAAGGACATTTGCGCTCAAGTGTTTTACGAGTTTCATCCG GAAATGCAGGCAGAGATGGAGAAACACATGGCGTATCTACAACAGCTGAAAGACTTCGACGAGTCTTTGGCTTTCGAAAGACAAGAAAAGGCTCGTCAGGAGCAGGAGAGACAACGAATAGAG GAAGAGAATGCTCGGTTGGAAGAGGAGAGGcgtgcaaaagaaaaagag ATGGAAATTCTGAAAGCTAAGCAAGAGGAAGACAGGAAACGCTTGGAAGAGCAGTTTAAAGCGGACATGGAAGCCCAAAGGGAGCAAATGCACAATATGATGACAGCAAACATGGAGGAACTGCGAAAGGATCGAGAGGCAATTGTCCAGCAGAATCAAACCTTTAAGGAGTCAATGGAGCAGATGCGGCAgtcaatggaaaaaagaaatgaccaaattGTCGAGCTTCAGAAGCAAATTGTTGCTCTCGCAAACAGACCACCTCCTCCCCCACAAAAGAGAGGAATTTGTGTTATTTCGTAA